A single region of the Neomonachus schauinslandi chromosome 3, ASM220157v2, whole genome shotgun sequence genome encodes:
- the LOC110585901 gene encoding LOW QUALITY PROTEIN: eukaryotic translation initiation factor 3 subunit I-like (The sequence of the model RefSeq protein was modified relative to this genomic sequence to represent the inferred CDS: substituted 1 base at 1 genomic stop codon), which yields MKLILLQGHERSITQIKYNHEGYLLFTVAKDPIVNVWYSVKGERLGTYMGHTGAVWCVDADWDIKHVLTGSADNSCRLWDCETGKHLTLLKSNSAVWTCGFDFGGNIIMFSTDKQMGYQCFVSFFDLRDPSQIDNNEPYMKIPCNDSKITSAVWGPLGKCIITGHEGGELNQYSAKSGEVLVNVKKHSQQINDIQLSRDMTMFATTSKDNTAKLFNSTTFEHXKTFRTQHPVNSAALSPNYNHVVRGGGQEAMDITTTSTRIGKFEARFFHLAFEEEFGRVKGHFGPINGVAFHPDGKSYSSGGEDGYVHIHYFDPQYLEFEFEA from the exons ATGAAGCTGATCCTGCTGCAGGGCCATGAACGATCCATTACGCAGATTAAGTACAACCATGAGGGAT ACCTCCTCTTCACAGTGGCCAAGGACCCTATTGTCAATGTGTGGTACTCTGTGAAAGGTGAGAGGCTGGGCACTTACATGGGCCATACTGGAGCTGTGTGGTGTGTAGACGCAGACTGGGACATCAAACATGTCCTCACTGGCTCAGCCGATAATAGCTGCCGTCTCTGGGACTGTGAAACAGGGAAGCACCTGACCCTACTGAAGAGCAATTCAGCTGTTTGGACGTGTGGCTTTGACTTTGGGGGCAACATCATCATGTTCTCCACCGACAAGCAGATGGGCTACCAGTGCTTTGTGAGCTTCTTTGACCTGCGGGATCCAAGCCAGATCGACAACAATGAGCCCTACATGAAGATCCCTTGCAACGACTCCAAGATCACCAGTGCTGTTTGGGGACCCCTGGGGAAGTGCATCATCACAGGCCATGAAGGAGGAGAGCTCAACCAGTATAGTGCCAAGTCTGGAGAGGTCCTGGTGAATGTTAAGAAGCACTCCCAGCAGATCAATGACATCCAGTTATCCAGGGACATGACCATGTTTGCCACCACCTCCAAGGACAACACAGCCAAGCTCTTTAACTCCACAACTTTTGAACACTAGAAGACTTTCCGGACACAACATCCAGTCAACTCAGCTGCCCTCTCTCCCAACTACAACCATGTGGTGCGGGGTGGTGGTCAGGAAGCCATGGATAtaaccaccacctccaccaggaTTGGCAAGTTTGAAGCCAGGTTCTTTCACTTGGCCTTTGAAGAAGAGTTTGGAAGAGTCAAGGGTCACTTCGGACCAATCAACGGTGTTGCCTTCCATCCCGATGGCAAGAGCTACAGCAGCGGAGGTGAAGATGGTTATGTCCACATCCACTACTTTGACCCACAGTACTTGGAATTTGAGTTTGAGGCTTAA